Proteins from one Gossypium raimondii isolate GPD5lz chromosome 8, ASM2569854v1, whole genome shotgun sequence genomic window:
- the LOC105790700 gene encoding homocysteine S-methyltransferase 2, which yields METFNIPATPSLMKEFLRQMGGTAVIDGGLATVLELHGADLNDPLWSAKCLLTSPHLIRSVHLDYLEAGADIIITASYQATIQGFEAKGFSREQSENLLKKSVDIALEARRIYYERWSKSSSGGTGDGRILKNRPILVAASVGSYGAYLADGSEYSGCYGEAMTVNALKEFHRRRVQVLAEAGPDIIAFETVPNKIEAQAFAELLEEEHIKIPAWLTFNSKDGVNVVSGDSLLQCASIAESCKQVVAVGINCTPPRFIHDLILAIKKVTTKPIVIYPNSGERYDADRKEWVENTGVSDEDFVSYVNKWCEIGASLVGGCCRTTPNTIKAIYRALSDRSPAAPGQK from the exons atggaGACTTTCAACATCCCGGCGACGCCGTCATTGATGAAGGAGTTCCTCCGCCAGATGGGAGGCACCGCTGTTATTGACGGTGGACTGGCGACCGTGCTGGAACTCCACGGTGCTGACCTAAACGATCCCCTCTGGAGTGCCAAATGCCTCCTCACTTCTCCTCACCTTATTCGCTCC GTACACCTTGATTACCTTGAAGCTGGTGCAGATATTATTATCACAGCATCCTATCAG GCCACAATTCAGGGGTTTGAAGCAAAAGGCTTTTCTAGAGAACAAAGTGAAAACTTGCTTAAAAAAAGTGTGGATATTGCCCTAGAGGCAAGGCGTATATATTATGAAAGATGGAGTAAAAGTTCTAGTGGTGGAACAGGAGATGGTAGGATACTAAAAAACCGTCCAATCTTGGTTGCAGCATCTGTAGGCAGCTATGGGGCTTATCTGGCTGACGGTTCTGAGTACAG TGGGTGCTATGGTGAGGCAATGACAGTAAATGCTTTGAAAGAATTTCATCGAAGAAGGGTTCAGGTCCTGGCCGAAGCAGGTCCTGACATAATAGCATTTGAAACAGTTCCGAACAAGATAGAAGCTCAG GCTTTTGCTGAACTCTTAGAGGAAGAACACATAAAGATTCCTGCATGGTTAACTTTCAACTCAAAAGATGGCGTCAATGTAGTTAGCGGCGATTCTTTGCTTCAGTGTGCATCAATTGCTGAATCTTGCAAGCAAGTTGTTGCTGTTGGAATCAACTGCACGCCACCTAGATTTATTCATGATctgattttagcaattaagaag GTCACTACCAAACCCATAGTTATATATCCCAATAGTGGTGAGAGGTATGATGCTGATCGGAAGGAATGGGTG GAAAATACAGGAGTCTCAGATGAAGATTTTGTCTCTTACGTAAACAAATGGTGCGAGATTGGGGCTTCACTTGTAGGAGGTTGTTGTAGAACTACTCCAAATACTATCAAAGCCATATACAGGGCACTTTCCGATAGATCCCCTGCAGCACCCGGGCAGAAATAA